From the genome of Gracilinanus agilis isolate LMUSP501 chromosome 2, AgileGrace, whole genome shotgun sequence, one region includes:
- the NEURL3 gene encoding E3 ubiquitin-protein ligase NEURL3, translating into MNTIVMDLHEPQSQLVSLIRASEIGFSVHHLERSNPRFEVLEFEVLQNEGITVILIVATSECLEKKRSYEPLYFHPKAKGNQILLNDCYSRAERISTFHDGIVFTNRPIQPYEIVTLRILEMEDRWNGGLRVGFSCLNPSNINPCSLPPFICPDLIAQSPTWAAVLPDQFIKVGDIIHFWVNNSGKVFLRTNEVKKFPLFGRVTVSSPLWAVLDVYGTTKAIELLTPMSKSFGPRLVTPKFKDEPQDICFCFPDGDEEECSVCLYHAKNTWLFPCGHTILCYCCANRIFRDTAKCPMCRCKIELFYLQNKFTPADPQTFSSTSTIAVESRQCRGRSTKTSSSPNFGPLPSSHDTLSSKLAMPFHTE; encoded by the exons ATGAACACTATTGTGATGGACCTTCATGAACCTCAGTCTCAACTGGTGTCTCTAATCAGAGCCTCTGAAATTGGATTTTCTGTACACCACCTGGAGAGATCAAATCCCA GATTTGAGGTCCTTGAATTTGaagttcttcaaaatgaaggaataaCAGTCATCTTAATAGTGGCAACCTCAG aatgccTTGAGAAGAAGAGGTCCTATGAGCCACTCTATTTCCATCCCAAGGCCAAGGGCAACCAGATCCTGCTGAATGACTGCTATTCCAGGGCAGAGAGGATATCTACCTTTCATGATGGCATTGTCTTTACCAACCGGCCAATCCAGCCTTATGAAATAGTAACCCTCAGGatcctggagatggaagatagaTGGAACGGTGGACTTCGAGTAGGGTTCAGCTGCTTGAACCCCTCAAATATCAATCCTTGCAGCTTGCCCCCTTTTATCTGTCCTGACCTAATAGCCCAATCTCCCACTTGGGCAGCTGTCTTGCCTGATCAGTTCATTAAAGTTGGAGATATCATCCACTTCTGGGTGAACAACTCAGGAAAAGTCTTCTTGAGAACCAACGAGGTCAAAAAGTTTCCTTTATTTGGCAGAGTGACTGTGAGCTCTCCTCTCTGGGCAGTGTTGGATGTCTATGGAACTACAAAAGCCATCGAGCTGCTCA ctCCCATGAGTAAATCTTTCGGGCCTAGACTTGTGACACCAAAGTTCAAGGATGAACCTCAAG ACATCTGTTTCTGCTTCCCAGATGGAGATGAAGAAGAATGTTCTGTCTGTTTGTACCATGCCAAGAACACTTGGCTTTTTCCTTGTGGCCACACCATCCTCTGCTATTGCTGTGCCAATCGCATCTTTAGAGACACTGCCAAGTGCCCCATGTGCCGTTGTAAGATTGAGCTATTCtatctacaaaataaattcactcCAGCAGATCCTCAAACTTTCTCTTCCACATCTACTATTGCAGTGGAATCCAGGCAGTGCAGAGGCAGGAGCACCAAGACCAGCTCCTCTCCAAACTTTGGTCCTCTTCCATCCTCTCATGACACCCTCTCCTCAAAGCTGGCCATGCCATTTCATACTGAATAA